Proteins encoded in a region of the Amphiprion ocellaris isolate individual 3 ecotype Okinawa chromosome 21, ASM2253959v1, whole genome shotgun sequence genome:
- the LOC111573167 gene encoding aldo-keto reductase family 1 member D1-like, protein MELTAENHSIPLSDGNTIPLIGLGTYGNPQETPKGTACESVKVAIEKGYRHIDGALVYFNEHEVGQAIREKIADGTVKREDIFYCGKLWNTFHPPELVRPALEKTLQTLQLDYVDLYIIELPTAFKPGDTFYPKDENGKHIYHETDLCATWEALEACKDAGLVKSIGVSNFNKRQLELILNKPGLKHKPVSNQVECHPYFTQPKLLDYCRQKDIVIVGYSPLGTSRDASWVNLKCPPLLEDELLASIAKKYKKTTAQVCLRFNVQRGVVVIPKSFNPDRIKENFEIFDFSLSDAEMTAIEGLNKNIRFVELLMWSDHPEYPFHDDY, encoded by the exons aTGGAACTGACCGCAGAGAATCACTCCATTCCCCTGAGTGATGGAAACACTATACCTCTAATAGGACTGGGAACATATGGAAATCCCCAAGAG ACCCCTAAAGGAACTGCATGTGAATCAGTCAAAGTGGCTATTGAGAAAGGGTACAGACACATAGATGGAGCTTTGGTCTATTTCAACGAACATGAGGTGGGACAAGCAATAAGGGAAAAAATTGCTGATGGAACGGTGAAGCGAGAGGACATTTTCTACTGCGGAAAG CTGTGGAACACATTTCATCCCCCAGAGTTGGTTCGGCCTGCTTTGGAGAAAACCTTACAGACGTTGCAGCTGGATTATGTGGACCTCTATATCATAGAGCTGCCCACAGCCTTCAAG CCAGGAGACACATTCTACCCCAAAGATGAGAATGGAAAGCACATTTATCATGAAACGGACCTCTGCGCTACATGGGAG GCTTTGGAAGCCTGCAAAGATGCCGGACTGGTAAAATCTATTGGAGTTTCCAACTTCAACAAGCGACAGCTGGAACTGATCCTTAACAAACCTGGACTGAAACACAAACCTGTGTCAAACCAG GTTGAGTGCCATCCCTATTTCACTCAGCCAAAGCTGCTTGATTATTGCCGGCAGAAAGATATTGTCATCGTTGGCTACAGCCCCCTGGGGACATCTAGAGACGCATCCTG GGTAAACCTGAAATGCCCCCCTTTGTTGGAAGATGAGCTGCTGGCTTCAATTGCCAAAAAGTATAAAAAGACCACAGCTCAGGTGTGTCTCAGATTCAACGTGCAGAGAGGAGTGGTGGTCATCCCCAAGAGCTTCAACCCTGATCGCATTAAGGAGAAttttgag ATCTTtgacttctctctctctgacgcTGAGATGACGGCGATTGAAGGCTTGAACAAGAACATTCGTTTTGTGGAGCTTCTCAT GTGGTCTGATCATCCAGAGTACCCGTTTCATGATGACTACTAG